From Desulfurispira natronophila, a single genomic window includes:
- a CDS encoding ATP-dependent Clp protease adaptor ClpS: MSPDHRPEWEEETKLELKEPRPYVVLLLNDDYSTWDFVIEVLMKIFHKNRQDAESITHHVHNQGQGVCGVYTFEIAQTKVQQVHQLAKSRGYPLRCVMKEA, encoded by the coding sequence ATGTCACCTGACCACCGCCCGGAGTGGGAAGAAGAGACGAAACTTGAACTTAAAGAACCCAGGCCCTACGTGGTACTACTGCTGAACGATGACTACAGCACCTGGGATTTTGTCATAGAAGTGCTCATGAAAATTTTCCACAAAAATCGTCAGGATGCAGAAAGTATTACCCATCACGTTCATAATCAGGGCCAGGGTGTTTGTGGGGTCTACACATTTGAAATTGCCCAAACCAAAGTGCAACAAGTGCACCAACTTGCCAAATCCAGGGGCTACCCCCTGCGTTGTGTCATGAAAGAGGCTTAA
- the clpA gene encoding ATP-dependent Clp protease ATP-binding subunit ClpA, with amino-acid sequence MISKSLNRVLGMAFQEARRRSHEYLTIDHMLYALLADTQVAGIIKECHGNIQTIKSQLETFLGTLETLPEGVEEEPMQTVAFQRVIQRVLIHVQSAGKEQAHPTDLLAALFMETHSAGIYYLRSQGIERVDILEAISHGVSTEDPFQEQQSGEASPDHQSDGADNGQTSVLQKYTQELVALAQQGDLDPIVGRQQEMRRTMQILCRRKKNNPILIGEPGVGKTAIAEGLALKIASGEVPKPLRSATIHLLDMGGLLAGTRYRGDFEKRLKGIIAELEKGDGNAILFIDEIHTIVGAGSTGGGSMDASNILKPALSSGKIRCIGATTFSEYRNHFKKDTALSRRFQNVDINEPSVEQTVKILQGLKPYYENHHQVRYTRPALNACAELSARYLNDRFLPDKAIDLMDEAGASLRLTSPSRKRKSISINDIEQVVSTMAKIPPKTATTSDKERLRLLDSNLKNVIFGQDQAIEQLSRAIKRARAGLGNPRKPVGSFLFTGPTGVGKTEVSRQLAQQMGIHFQRFDMSEYMEKHSVARLIGSPPGYVGFEQGGLLTETIRKNPHCVLLLDEIEKAHQDLINILLQVMDHATLTDNTGTTADFRNVVLIMTSNCGVSEPAALGFGSSLGPQINEAIERFFSPEFRNRLDAVITFAPLSPKTMERIVEKFVAEMAQQLEEQSVTISVSIEAKAYLAREGYSPKYGARPLGSLIQQQIHDALSEEILFGKLEKGGIVYVNHDSQENQLVFTYQ; translated from the coding sequence ATGATCAGCAAGTCCCTTAATCGAGTGCTGGGCATGGCGTTCCAGGAAGCCCGGCGTCGTTCCCACGAATATCTCACTATTGACCATATGCTTTATGCGCTTCTGGCAGACACTCAAGTAGCAGGAATCATCAAAGAGTGTCACGGCAATATTCAGACGATCAAGTCACAGCTGGAAACTTTCCTGGGCACTTTAGAGACTCTTCCCGAAGGGGTTGAGGAAGAACCTATGCAGACAGTGGCCTTTCAGCGGGTCATTCAGAGAGTTCTCATTCACGTACAGAGTGCTGGCAAAGAACAGGCACATCCCACTGATTTGCTCGCAGCCCTCTTTATGGAAACCCACTCTGCAGGTATCTACTATTTGCGCAGCCAGGGAATAGAGCGTGTGGACATACTGGAAGCCATTTCCCATGGAGTTTCAACTGAAGATCCATTCCAAGAGCAACAATCAGGCGAAGCTAGCCCTGATCATCAAAGCGACGGTGCAGACAATGGACAAACCTCTGTACTGCAAAAGTATACTCAGGAGCTTGTAGCCCTTGCCCAACAGGGAGATTTGGATCCAATAGTGGGGCGTCAACAGGAGATGCGCCGCACCATGCAGATCCTTTGTCGTCGCAAGAAAAACAACCCCATTCTCATAGGCGAACCGGGAGTTGGCAAAACCGCCATTGCTGAGGGCCTGGCATTGAAAATTGCCAGTGGAGAGGTACCCAAACCACTGCGATCTGCCACTATTCACCTGTTGGACATGGGAGGCTTGCTGGCTGGCACCCGCTACCGTGGCGATTTTGAAAAGCGGCTTAAAGGCATTATTGCCGAACTGGAAAAGGGAGATGGCAATGCCATTCTCTTTATCGATGAAATACATACTATTGTTGGTGCTGGATCTACTGGCGGCGGCTCAATGGATGCGTCAAATATTCTTAAGCCTGCTCTGTCCTCTGGTAAAATTCGCTGTATTGGGGCTACTACTTTCAGCGAATACCGCAATCACTTCAAGAAGGATACGGCACTCAGTCGTCGTTTTCAAAATGTAGACATCAACGAGCCGAGCGTGGAACAAACGGTCAAAATACTGCAAGGCCTCAAACCCTATTATGAGAACCATCATCAGGTACGTTATACCAGGCCAGCTCTCAATGCCTGCGCTGAACTTTCAGCACGCTATTTGAATGATCGCTTCTTACCGGACAAGGCTATCGACCTCATGGACGAGGCCGGGGCATCACTCCGCCTCACCTCCCCCTCGCGTAAACGCAAGTCCATCAGCATCAACGACATTGAGCAAGTCGTATCCACTATGGCCAAAATACCTCCCAAAACAGCTACAACATCCGACAAGGAGCGCCTTCGCTTGCTTGACAGCAATCTAAAAAACGTCATTTTTGGCCAGGATCAGGCAATCGAGCAGCTTAGTCGTGCCATAAAGCGCGCCCGGGCTGGCTTAGGCAATCCCCGCAAACCCGTGGGTTCATTTCTCTTTACCGGCCCCACTGGCGTGGGAAAGACAGAGGTAAGTCGTCAGCTCGCTCAGCAGATGGGCATTCACTTTCAGCGATTTGATATGAGTGAGTATATGGAAAAGCACTCCGTGGCCCGCCTCATAGGTTCACCTCCGGGCTACGTTGGCTTTGAGCAGGGAGGGTTGCTTACAGAAACTATCCGCAAAAACCCTCACTGTGTACTTTTGCTGGATGAAATTGAAAAAGCCCACCAGGATCTTATCAATATTCTCCTCCAGGTTATGGATCATGCTACCCTCACCGACAATACCGGCACCACTGCTGACTTCCGTAATGTTGTGCTGATCATGACCAGCAACTGTGGTGTCTCTGAGCCCGCTGCCTTGGGCTTCGGCAGTAGCCTGGGACCCCAAATAAACGAAGCTATTGAGCGCTTCTTTTCTCCTGAATTTCGCAATCGGCTGGATGCTGTTATAACTTTTGCGCCACTCAGTCCGAAGACGATGGAGCGCATTGTTGAGAAGTTTGTAGCAGAAATGGCCCAGCAGCTCGAGGAGCAGAGCGTCACTATCTCTGTCAGCATCGAAGCCAAAGCTTATCTTGCCCGGGAAGGGTACAGCCCCAAGTATGGAGCGCGCCCACTGGGCAGTCTTATTCAACAACAAATACACGATGCCCTCTCGGAAGAAATCTTGTTTGGAAAGTTAGAGAAGGGGGGCATCGTCTACGTAAACCATGACTCCCAGGAAAACCAGCTGGTCTTTACGTATCAGTAA
- a CDS encoding class I SAM-dependent methyltransferase, whose protein sequence is MEQDRKKWNERYRTSPPGQEPLELVNSYARLVKTGGLALDVACGLGRHSILLADIGFTVEAVDISDVAVEELNKSNHPHVFAKQVDLDHYAITPGNYDLIVTVNFLQRKLFAPMIAGLKPGGILIYRSFMYSDQNQGAPMTRQHLLEENELLHAFCTSLRILHYREFLSVRQRWGQAWVAELVGQLQPVK, encoded by the coding sequence ATGGAGCAGGATCGCAAAAAATGGAACGAGCGCTACCGTACCTCACCGCCGGGACAGGAGCCTTTAGAGTTAGTGAATAGCTATGCCCGGCTTGTAAAAACGGGAGGCCTGGCCTTGGATGTTGCCTGTGGATTGGGCAGGCACAGCATTTTGCTGGCTGACATTGGTTTTACTGTCGAAGCCGTAGATATTTCTGATGTGGCAGTGGAGGAGCTTAACAAAAGTAATCATCCACATGTTTTCGCCAAGCAGGTAGATCTTGATCACTACGCTATTACCCCTGGCAATTACGATCTTATCGTTACAGTCAACTTTCTGCAGCGTAAGCTTTTTGCACCAATGATAGCTGGGCTCAAACCCGGTGGTATACTGATATATCGCAGCTTTATGTATTCCGATCAAAATCAGGGAGCTCCTATGACACGGCAGCATTTGTTGGAGGAGAATGAACTTCTTCACGCTTTTTGCACAAGCCTAAGGATTCTGCACTACAGAGAGTTTCTCTCCGTGCGTCAACGCTGGGGTCAGGCGTGGGTAGCAGAGCTGGTGGGTCAGCTTCAGCCTGTGAAATGA
- a CDS encoding PAS domain-containing sensor histidine kinase has protein sequence MPKPILAPFVAALTLVLLFINAIILAPSYLSGIEPHWTSIVIIIFFATLLGICTFWLVRRQQYLQQKYRDIESMADAMGAGLYFMDRDGRIIFVNQSALNMLGFSRTEIHGQVAHDLFHSHAMNDNIPLHDCPIYIRTIQQQTTYQGEELFRRKNGTIFIASVISNPVSGLKPGSVTVFHDVTHNRKIEEDLKRNEAHLRQAQAVARLGSWTLDVVSDTLIWSAETYQIFGIPEGTAMTYEKFVETVHPEDRQQVEQSWRESVEQRAPYNIKHRIVRPDNGEVRWVRERAELSFDESGALTGGIGIVQDINDVHELQQRHENQQALLIQQAKMAELGYMIGAIAHQWKQPLNSISLMTQSLPLTLLQKPDGEHQEVINNHVREVQRQVHFMGDTLDNFQDFFSPSRCREQFDALQATASVLQLLEGQLMRHQIEVEFCRTELPFIDGYPNEFKQVVLNIVTNAKEALCEKNIPSPRISITTSLDNYGSPCIRIRDNAGGIDSRLLPDAIFQSFVSTKGKSGTGIGLSLSRVIIEEKMGGRLVAENVDDGACFTITVPAAQNPP, from the coding sequence ATGCCCAAGCCCATCCTTGCTCCTTTTGTCGCAGCTCTGACGCTGGTGTTACTTTTCATTAACGCCATTATCCTTGCCCCATCATACTTGTCTGGCATCGAGCCCCACTGGACAAGCATTGTTATAATAATTTTTTTTGCAACATTGCTTGGCATTTGCACTTTTTGGCTCGTGAGGCGCCAGCAATATCTGCAGCAAAAGTATCGCGACATTGAATCTATGGCCGATGCCATGGGCGCAGGACTATATTTCATGGATCGCGATGGGCGGATAATCTTTGTCAATCAGTCGGCTCTCAACATGCTGGGTTTCAGCCGCACTGAAATTCACGGGCAAGTTGCCCACGACCTCTTTCACAGTCATGCCATGAACGACAATATCCCACTGCACGACTGCCCCATCTACATCCGCACAATTCAGCAGCAAACCACCTACCAGGGCGAGGAGCTTTTCCGTCGCAAGAATGGCACCATATTCATTGCATCGGTAATCAGCAATCCCGTCTCAGGGCTAAAGCCCGGCTCCGTCACTGTCTTTCACGATGTTACTCACAATCGCAAAATAGAAGAAGATCTCAAACGCAATGAGGCCCACCTGCGCCAGGCTCAGGCGGTTGCCCGGCTGGGAAGCTGGACTCTTGATGTAGTGAGCGACACTCTCATCTGGTCAGCAGAAACCTACCAGATCTTTGGCATCCCCGAAGGCACTGCCATGACATACGAAAAGTTCGTGGAAACTGTTCACCCAGAGGACCGCCAGCAAGTGGAGCAGTCCTGGCGTGAGTCTGTTGAGCAACGAGCACCGTATAACATAAAGCATCGCATTGTGCGTCCAGACAATGGAGAAGTTCGCTGGGTGCGAGAGCGCGCAGAACTAAGTTTTGACGAAAGTGGTGCCCTGACTGGGGGCATTGGCATAGTGCAGGATATCAACGATGTGCATGAACTGCAGCAACGCCACGAAAACCAGCAAGCTTTGCTGATTCAACAGGCCAAAATGGCGGAGTTAGGTTACATGATCGGCGCCATTGCCCATCAATGGAAGCAGCCCCTCAACTCCATATCACTCATGACCCAAAGCTTGCCGCTGACGCTACTGCAGAAGCCTGATGGAGAACACCAGGAAGTCATAAACAATCATGTGCGCGAGGTACAACGTCAGGTACACTTCATGGGTGATACCCTGGACAACTTTCAGGACTTCTTTAGCCCCTCTCGATGCCGGGAGCAGTTTGACGCATTACAGGCAACGGCGTCGGTCCTGCAGCTCCTGGAAGGTCAGCTTATGCGCCATCAGATTGAGGTTGAGTTCTGTCGAACCGAGTTGCCTTTCATTGATGGTTACCCAAATGAGTTTAAACAGGTAGTATTGAATATAGTTACCAATGCCAAGGAAGCCCTCTGTGAAAAAAACATCCCGTCACCTCGTATCTCTATAACCACTTCCCTGGACAACTACGGATCCCCTTGTATTCGCATTAGGGACAATGCCGGTGGTATCGACTCAAGACTGCTGCCAGATGCTATTTTTCAGTCATTTGTGTCAACAAAAGGTAAGTCAGGCACTGGCATTGGGCTTTCCCTTTCCCGCGTTATCATTGAGGAGAAAATGGGGGGACGCCTAGTGGCTGAAAATGTCGACGATGGTGCCTGCTTTACTATTACAGTGCCAGCAGCGCAAAACCCTCCCTGA
- the glmS gene encoding glutamine--fructose-6-phosphate transaminase (isomerizing) — protein sequence MCGIVGYTGSRAAMPIILEGLKRLEYRGYDSAGITTVSGTSAHSIKSAGKLRELERLLAKQHLPGSSGIGHTRWATHGKPTTENAHPHHSGSIALVHNGIIENYQQLKKSLQEKGYVFTSQTDTEVITHLVHSYYQGDLVKATEYAIQQLHGAYSLLVADSNTPGTLVCVKHQSPLVLGLGADENFIASDIPAILSQTREFIFLEDGDIAVVTPKKYHILAAGQEVDRLVKTICWSPSAAEKDGYKHFMLKEIHEQPRAVRDTLRGKFIEGKVVLSDLQLQLSEISDIRRITLVACGTSWHAAMVGKYYLEKYSRIPTEVDIASEYRYRHKIIDRHTLVIPVSQSGETADTLAALKEAKIMGAKVLSICNVLDSSIPRESHGVLYTSAGPEIGVASTKAFTTQLAALYLMALYLAQERSQLTTEQIAGKVVDLEAIPAAMESVLQDGERYARFAERYHNYSDFLFLGRSYNFPIALEGALKLKEISYIHAEGYASGEMKHGPIALIDENMPVVVIATPSEVHEKIVANMEEVLARRGRVIAISTDTTATEAVADTFIVPEVPEELSPLVNAIPMQFIAYYISDFKGCDVDQPRNLAKSVTVE from the coding sequence ATGTGTGGAATTGTTGGATATACTGGTTCACGAGCTGCCATGCCTATCATCCTGGAGGGCTTGAAGCGCCTGGAATATCGCGGCTACGACTCTGCCGGTATCACTACAGTCAGTGGTACATCGGCCCACTCTATTAAGTCTGCCGGGAAGCTCCGGGAGCTAGAGCGCCTACTTGCCAAGCAGCATTTGCCCGGATCGAGTGGTATCGGTCACACCCGTTGGGCCACCCATGGCAAGCCTACCACGGAAAATGCCCACCCCCATCACTCTGGCAGTATCGCCCTGGTGCACAATGGTATCATTGAAAACTACCAGCAGTTAAAAAAGTCTTTGCAGGAAAAGGGTTACGTCTTTACTTCGCAAACCGATACCGAAGTAATCACCCACCTTGTCCACTCCTACTACCAGGGCGACCTGGTTAAAGCCACCGAGTATGCGATTCAGCAGCTCCATGGCGCTTACTCGCTCCTTGTGGCCGACAGCAATACTCCCGGAACCCTGGTCTGTGTCAAGCACCAGTCCCCGTTGGTGTTAGGTTTGGGTGCAGACGAAAACTTTATTGCCAGTGATATACCCGCTATCCTTAGCCAAACCCGAGAGTTCATCTTTCTTGAAGACGGTGACATAGCCGTGGTCACTCCCAAAAAATACCACATTTTAGCTGCTGGACAGGAAGTGGATCGTTTAGTAAAGACGATTTGCTGGAGCCCTTCAGCGGCAGAAAAAGACGGCTACAAGCACTTTATGCTCAAGGAGATTCACGAGCAACCCCGTGCCGTTCGGGACACGCTGCGGGGCAAATTTATTGAAGGCAAAGTGGTTCTCAGTGATTTGCAACTTCAGCTTAGCGAAATCTCCGATATCAGGCGTATTACCCTAGTGGCTTGTGGTACCAGTTGGCACGCTGCTATGGTAGGGAAATACTACCTGGAAAAATATAGTCGCATTCCCACTGAGGTAGACATAGCCAGCGAGTATCGTTACCGGCACAAGATAATCGATCGTCACACTCTGGTTATTCCCGTCAGTCAAAGTGGCGAAACTGCTGACACCCTGGCGGCCCTCAAAGAAGCCAAGATTATGGGTGCCAAAGTGCTTAGCATCTGCAACGTTTTGGACAGCTCTATTCCTCGGGAATCCCACGGTGTGCTTTACACCAGCGCCGGCCCGGAAATTGGTGTGGCCTCTACCAAAGCCTTTACCACTCAGCTGGCAGCGCTCTATCTCATGGCACTCTACTTGGCCCAAGAGCGGAGCCAGCTCACCACTGAGCAGATAGCCGGAAAAGTTGTCGACCTTGAAGCTATCCCCGCTGCCATGGAAAGTGTGCTGCAGGATGGCGAGCGTTACGCCCGATTTGCTGAGCGTTACCATAATTATTCCGACTTCCTCTTCCTGGGGCGCTCCTACAACTTCCCCATTGCCCTTGAAGGTGCCCTGAAGCTCAAGGAAATATCTTATATCCACGCCGAAGGTTATGCCTCAGGCGAGATGAAACACGGCCCCATTGCCCTGATCGACGAAAACATGCCTGTTGTTGTCATCGCAACCCCATCGGAAGTACATGAAAAAATTGTGGCCAACATGGAGGAGGTTCTGGCTCGCAGGGGGCGGGTTATAGCTATTTCCACCGATACCACTGCCACGGAAGCTGTGGCAGATACCTTCATCGTACCGGAAGTTCCCGAAGAGCTCAGCCCTTTGGTGAATGCTATTCCCATGCAGTTTATTGCCTACTATATCTCCGACTTTAAAGGTTGTGATGTGGATCAACCTCGTAATCTGGCCAAGTCAGTGACGGTAGAGTAA
- a CDS encoding nucleoside deaminase — MSPYFTQFDHDHMEIALEEAHAAGERGEVPVGAVAVYDKVLIARHGNRREELDDPSAHAEILVLREAAKQMKSWRLTGVHLYVTLEPCIMCCGALMAARIERLYYGCRDDRFGGQSLYHLLTDARLNHQVDARSGLQEAACKKLLDDFFRTRRNSLLNK, encoded by the coding sequence TTGTCCCCCTATTTCACCCAGTTTGATCATGACCACATGGAGATAGCACTTGAGGAAGCCCATGCTGCCGGTGAGCGGGGAGAGGTGCCTGTTGGAGCTGTAGCTGTGTACGATAAAGTATTGATTGCTCGCCATGGCAACCGAAGGGAGGAGCTTGATGACCCTTCTGCCCATGCAGAGATCCTGGTTCTGCGCGAAGCAGCAAAGCAGATGAAAAGCTGGCGCCTGACGGGCGTGCACCTGTATGTCACTTTGGAGCCATGTATTATGTGTTGTGGTGCCCTGATGGCAGCGCGCATTGAGCGCCTCTACTACGGCTGTCGAGATGACCGGTTTGGTGGTCAGAGCCTTTACCACTTGCTGACAGATGCACGTCTGAATCATCAGGTTGATGCTCGCAGCGGGCTTCAGGAGGCAGCTTGCAAAAAACTTTTGGATGATTTTTTTCGAACTCGACGCAACTCCCTACTCAACAAGTGA
- the alaS gene encoding alanine--tRNA ligase, whose amino-acid sequence MNAQQVREEFLKYFTSKDHKVVASSSLIPFDDPTLLFTNAGMNQFKDIFLGNEQRDYQRATSSQKCVRAGGKHNDLENVGVTARHHTFFEMLGNFSFGDYFKQEAIEYAWEFITEVVKLDKSRLWVSVFRDDDEAFAIWRDHIGVPSERILRCDEKDNFWQMGETGPCGPCSEIHFDQGPAVPCTEGGECGVECECDRYLEIWNLVFMQYDRQPDGTLNPLPKPSIDTGMGLERLAAVVQGEYSNYHTDLFMPILQKIAADCGRQYTKSDSADDVSMRVIADHLRAATFLIGDGAIPSNEGRGYVLRRIMRRAMRHANQLGRKEPYMYTLVALMEEHYGHVFPEITHNRHMVEEIIYQEERRFATTLDHGLGILHEMIQQCRQQEQGQLDGASAFKLYDTYGFPLDLTMTIAEDAGMTVDEEGFYQAMQEQKERARASWKATASVTSSEDLRHLESRHQQEFVGYDFLTSQSQVVGLLNGNDEAVAQAKAGEKVVVVLDRTPFYAESGGQASDTGVIASGGDAIFEVSSVRKSIGGLFLHHGVVSQGTLSVADTVNTTVNSRRRRSITLNHSATHLLHTALANVVGEHVRQAGSQVEEGRLRFDFTHWKGLDRQQLQEVETQVNAQIMANHQVRKETMALDQAVEKGAAALFGEKYGEEVRVVSMGDYSMELCGGTHVEATGQIGLFTILSEGAISSGVRRIEATTGMNALDHFQQTQEILQQLADTLKSQPQDLGEKVEKLLESQRQLERKSQQLAQQLSAKESSAASEQMEQIGGCQVLLLGMENKSADELKQMVDSTRNQQGECIVALASATDGKAIMVVGVSDNLAQRVKAGDIVKVLASACGGGGGGRPTFAQAGGKQPDQIPYALQQARDFIAQKLK is encoded by the coding sequence ATGAATGCACAACAAGTCCGGGAAGAATTCCTAAAGTACTTTACCTCGAAAGACCATAAAGTCGTTGCCTCCAGCAGCCTCATCCCTTTTGACGACCCCACCCTGCTTTTCACCAATGCCGGCATGAACCAGTTCAAGGACATTTTCCTTGGCAATGAGCAGCGGGACTACCAGCGTGCTACTTCATCCCAGAAGTGTGTACGGGCCGGCGGCAAGCATAATGATCTGGAAAATGTTGGGGTCACAGCTCGTCACCACACGTTTTTTGAGATGCTGGGGAACTTCAGCTTTGGTGACTACTTTAAGCAAGAAGCTATTGAGTACGCCTGGGAATTTATTACCGAGGTGGTAAAACTTGATAAATCCCGTCTGTGGGTCAGCGTCTTTCGGGATGATGACGAGGCTTTTGCCATCTGGCGCGACCACATAGGTGTTCCATCTGAGCGAATACTGCGTTGCGATGAAAAAGATAACTTCTGGCAAATGGGAGAAACGGGTCCCTGTGGCCCATGCTCCGAAATCCACTTTGACCAAGGTCCGGCCGTTCCCTGCACCGAAGGTGGTGAATGTGGGGTTGAGTGCGAATGTGATCGCTACCTGGAGATATGGAACCTGGTGTTCATGCAATACGACCGACAGCCTGACGGAACCCTTAACCCACTGCCCAAGCCGTCGATTGATACCGGTATGGGCTTAGAGCGCCTGGCAGCGGTGGTGCAGGGTGAGTACTCCAACTATCACACCGACCTTTTTATGCCCATCTTGCAGAAGATTGCAGCTGACTGTGGCCGCCAGTACACCAAATCTGACAGTGCAGATGATGTTTCAATGCGAGTTATCGCCGATCACCTGCGTGCAGCAACATTTCTTATTGGTGATGGCGCCATCCCTTCCAACGAGGGTCGCGGGTACGTTTTGCGTCGTATTATGCGACGTGCCATGCGCCACGCCAATCAGCTGGGGCGCAAAGAACCTTACATGTATACCCTGGTGGCCCTCATGGAGGAGCACTATGGTCACGTCTTCCCTGAAATCACTCACAATCGCCACATGGTGGAGGAAATCATTTACCAGGAGGAGCGGCGCTTTGCCACCACTCTTGACCATGGTTTGGGTATTTTGCACGAGATGATACAGCAATGTCGCCAGCAAGAGCAGGGGCAACTGGATGGTGCCAGTGCCTTTAAGCTATATGACACCTATGGTTTTCCACTGGATCTGACGATGACCATTGCAGAAGATGCCGGAATGACCGTTGATGAAGAGGGTTTTTACCAAGCCATGCAGGAGCAGAAAGAGAGGGCCCGGGCATCGTGGAAAGCCACGGCTTCAGTGACCTCCAGCGAGGATCTGCGCCACCTGGAGTCTCGTCATCAACAGGAGTTTGTTGGCTACGATTTTCTCACCTCCCAGTCTCAAGTGGTTGGGTTACTTAATGGCAACGATGAGGCGGTTGCACAGGCCAAAGCGGGAGAAAAAGTAGTGGTAGTACTCGATCGCACGCCTTTTTACGCTGAAAGTGGTGGCCAGGCTTCAGACACCGGAGTTATCGCCAGCGGCGGTGATGCCATTTTCGAAGTGAGCAGTGTGCGTAAGTCAATAGGTGGCCTGTTTCTGCACCACGGGGTGGTGAGCCAGGGGACTTTGAGCGTGGCGGATACGGTAAATACCACAGTAAATAGTCGGCGACGGCGCAGTATAACCCTGAACCACTCGGCCACGCATCTCCTGCACACGGCCTTGGCCAATGTGGTCGGGGAGCACGTGCGGCAGGCAGGATCACAGGTGGAAGAAGGTCGTTTACGATTTGACTTTACCCACTGGAAAGGACTTGATCGTCAACAACTGCAGGAAGTGGAAACTCAGGTCAACGCACAGATCATGGCTAACCACCAGGTGCGCAAAGAAACCATGGCCCTGGATCAAGCGGTGGAAAAGGGAGCTGCTGCCCTTTTTGGTGAAAAGTACGGTGAGGAAGTGCGGGTAGTGAGTATGGGTGATTACAGCATGGAGCTTTGCGGTGGCACTCACGTGGAAGCTACCGGTCAGATTGGCCTGTTCACTATACTTTCCGAAGGTGCCATATCCTCAGGTGTGCGACGCATTGAGGCTACAACCGGCATGAATGCCCTGGATCACTTCCAGCAGACCCAGGAGATATTGCAGCAACTGGCTGATACCCTGAAAAGCCAACCCCAGGACCTGGGAGAGAAGGTAGAGAAACTGTTGGAGAGCCAGCGTCAGCTTGAGCGAAAATCGCAGCAACTGGCCCAGCAGCTCAGTGCCAAAGAAAGTAGTGCTGCCAGCGAGCAAATGGAGCAGATTGGTGGCTGCCAGGTGCTGCTGTTAGGGATGGAAAACAAAAGCGCTGATGAACTGAAGCAGATGGTGGACTCCACCCGCAACCAACAGGGTGAGTGTATTGTGGCCCTGGCCAGTGCCACTGACGGCAAGGCTATTATGGTAGTTGGTGTCAGCGATAACCTCGCACAGCGGGTCAAGGCTGGTGATATCGTAAAAGTTTTAGCAAGCGCTTGTGGTGGCGGTGGCGGTGGTCGCCCCACCTTTGCCCAGGCAGGGGGCAAGCAGCCGGATCAGATCCCCTATGCCTTGCAGCAGGCCCGGGACTTTATCGCGCAGAAGTTGAAATAA